Proteins encoded together in one Chryseobacterium taklimakanense window:
- a CDS encoding DUF6646 family protein, whose amino-acid sequence MKKVIVAFSLVLGFNLFSAQAWNGTADQKVQIGLGAWGNGTGITGTYDYGISNLLSVGAGANLYFDNYKDDNKDNRFFIFGRLNAHLQEPLGLPEQWDIYPGLDLGLLGNTFGLGAHIGVRYFFNDKFGAFLEAGNNGSLGVSINL is encoded by the coding sequence ATGAAGAAGGTTATTGTTGCGTTCTCCCTTGTACTCGGTTTTAACTTGTTTTCAGCGCAGGCGTGGAACGGAACAGCAGATCAAAAAGTTCAAATTGGGCTCGGAGCATGGGGCAACGGTACGGGTATCACAGGAACATACGACTACGGCATAAGCAATTTACTCTCTGTAGGTGCTGGCGCTAATTTATATTTTGACAATTATAAAGATGATAATAAAGACAATAGATTTTTTATATTTGGAAGATTAAATGCCCATCTTCAGGAGCCATTAGGACTTCCTGAACAATGGGATATCTACCCGGGATTAGATTTAGGTCTTCTGGGAAATACCTTCGGGCTTGGAGCACATATCGGCGTAAGATATTTCTTCAATGATAAATTCGGGGCGTTCTTGGAAGCAGGTAACAACGGTAGCCTGGGGGTATCTATCAATTTATAA
- the rseP gene encoding RIP metalloprotease RseP, translated as MTTAQLFQFFLSISILVVLHELGHFLPAKWFKTKVEKFYLFFDPWFSLVKKKIGDTEYGIGWLPLGGYVKIAGMVDESMDTEQLKKPAEPWEFRSKPAWQRLIIMLGGVTVNFFLAWLIYSALSFFNGEKYHDNAKFEHGIAVSDEGRKMGLQSGDKILKIDGKVADRFETSTVNMLFADEVTVLRNGKEVTFPINENGVADVLKANEAKAYFSPRFTPVVDSILPKSGAASAGLQKGDKITAINGKPVQFFDQLSDELKNLKNQEVPITVFRNNQPLTVNIKVNSEGKLGFAPDQKVILSELDKAAVNRKYSFLEAIPRGFTRTIDVLVMQVKQFKIIFNSTTQGYKKVSGPIGIIKQMPTDINWEFFWSFTAMFSVWLAFLNLIPIPGLDGGHVMFTLWEMITGKPVPQKVLENAQMIGVIFLLGLMILIFGNDIVKWITGKF; from the coding sequence ATGACTACAGCACAACTGTTTCAGTTTTTCCTAAGTATATCCATTCTTGTTGTTTTACACGAACTTGGCCACTTTTTACCGGCAAAATGGTTCAAAACAAAAGTTGAAAAATTCTATCTTTTCTTCGACCCTTGGTTTTCACTCGTAAAAAAGAAAATCGGTGATACTGAATATGGTATCGGTTGGCTTCCATTGGGCGGTTACGTAAAAATTGCAGGGATGGTAGACGAAAGTATGGACACCGAACAGCTTAAGAAACCTGCTGAACCATGGGAGTTCCGAAGCAAACCGGCCTGGCAAAGGCTGATTATAATGTTGGGTGGGGTTACGGTAAACTTCTTCCTGGCATGGCTTATTTATTCCGCATTATCCTTCTTTAACGGTGAAAAGTACCACGACAACGCGAAATTTGAACATGGTATTGCCGTAAGTGATGAAGGACGGAAAATGGGATTGCAAAGCGGCGACAAGATCTTAAAAATTGACGGCAAAGTTGCTGACAGATTCGAAACTTCTACTGTAAACATGCTTTTCGCTGATGAAGTTACAGTTTTGAGAAACGGAAAAGAAGTTACGTTCCCGATTAATGAAAACGGCGTTGCTGATGTTTTAAAAGCAAACGAAGCAAAAGCTTATTTTTCACCCAGATTTACCCCTGTTGTTGACAGCATTTTGCCAAAAAGCGGCGCTGCATCTGCCGGACTTCAAAAAGGTGACAAAATTACAGCAATCAATGGTAAGCCAGTGCAGTTCTTCGACCAGCTGTCTGATGAACTGAAGAACTTAAAAAATCAGGAAGTCCCGATCACCGTTTTCAGAAACAATCAGCCTCTAACTGTCAATATAAAAGTAAACAGTGAAGGAAAATTAGGTTTTGCCCCCGATCAGAAGGTGATACTTTCTGAGCTTGACAAAGCAGCGGTAAACAGAAAATATTCTTTCTTAGAGGCTATTCCGAGAGGTTTTACAAGAACCATCGATGTGCTGGTGATGCAGGTAAAGCAGTTTAAGATTATCTTCAACAGCACGACCCAGGGTTATAAAAAAGTTTCCGGCCCCATCGGAATCATCAAACAAATGCCGACAGACATCAACTGGGAGTTTTTCTGGAGCTTTACAGCAATGTTCTCCGTTTGGTTGGCGTTCCTTAACCTGATCCCAATTCCAGGTTTAGACGGAGGTCATGTTATGTTTACTTTGTGGGAAATGATTACGGGGAAACCTGTACCACAGAAAGTTCTGGAAAATGCACAGATGATTGGCGTAATATTCCTTCTTGGATTAATGATCTTGATCTTTGGAAATGACATCGTTAAGTGGATCACCGGAAAATTTTAA
- a CDS encoding helix-turn-helix domain-containing protein: MKDQERLAALESQMSTLVNSQKEFTSKALQMLALGTKKIYSKEEAALFLNLDPDYLYQLKHHGKLKAYKKKGQKKIYFRKEDLEAYLLGDNVEEIQNDDYDAFEQEILERWKK, from the coding sequence ATGAAAGACCAAGAAAGACTAGCTGCGCTAGAAAGCCAAATGTCCACCTTGGTAAACTCGCAAAAAGAGTTTACCTCCAAGGCGCTACAGATGCTCGCCCTCGGAACCAAGAAGATCTATTCCAAGGAAGAGGCCGCGCTGTTCCTCAACCTGGATCCGGACTATCTCTACCAACTCAAACACCACGGCAAACTGAAGGCCTACAAAAAGAAGGGGCAAAAGAAAATCTACTTTCGCAAAGAAGACCTGGAAGCTTATCTTCTGGGGGATAATGTGGAGGAAATACAAAATGATGACTACGATGCATTCGAGCAGGAAATTCTGGAGAGATGGAAGAAATAA
- a CDS encoding DUF3347 domain-containing protein produces the protein MKTVLFSLLAVGTFALTSCKENKEQKSTTETSMKHDMSTMSDSAAMGNMATDKEITVTEAKKSSADLTELYSHYTHLTFALSGDDDKEAVSAAKGILASFPKIDKNGFSDEQKKEFADLESSISEHAEHIADNAGNIDHQREHLDLMSVDFYDLLKDFGTPKPVYKVFCPMYNDKKGAFWLSDSREVKNPYYGKEMLSCGEVQEEIK, from the coding sequence ATGAAAACAGTACTATTCAGCCTTTTGGCAGTCGGAACATTTGCACTTACTTCCTGCAAAGAAAACAAAGAACAGAAAAGCACCACTGAAACTTCCATGAAGCACGATATGAGCACAATGTCCGATAGTGCAGCGATGGGCAATATGGCAACGGATAAAGAGATAACCGTTACTGAAGCCAAAAAGTCTTCCGCTGATCTTACGGAGCTTTATTCCCATTACACCCACCTTACATTCGCTTTGTCCGGTGATGATGATAAAGAAGCGGTTAGTGCAGCGAAAGGGATCCTGGCCTCTTTTCCTAAAATAGACAAAAATGGGTTTTCCGATGAACAGAAGAAAGAATTTGCGGATTTGGAATCAAGCATCAGTGAACATGCGGAGCACATTGCAGATAACGCTGGGAATATTGATCATCAGCGGGAACATCTGGATTTAATGAGTGTCGATTTTTACGATCTGCTGAAAGATTTCGGAACTCCAAAACCGGTGTACAAAGTATTTTGTCCAATGTATAACGATAAAAAAGGTGCTTTTTGGCTTAGCGATTCACGTGAGGTGAAGAATCCTTATTATGGCAAAGAAATGCTGTCCTGTGGCGAGGTTCAGGAAGAAATTAAGTAA
- a CDS encoding efflux RND transporter permease subunit, giving the protein MIQNLIKLSLRNRYFVLLIAIGLFIWGIFAVRDNPIDAIPDLSENQVIVFTEWMGRSPQIIEDQVTFPLVSNLQGIPKIKNIRASSMFGMSFVYVIFEDNVDIYWARTRVMERLNYAQRLLPQDVTPTLGPDGTGVGHVFWYHLDAPKMDLGDQRALQDWYVKFALQTVPGVAEVASFGGFEKQYQLIVDPVKLQYYNVSLMDVMNKVKANNNDVGGRKFEMADMAYIIRGLGYIKNVADIEEIALGNYNGIPVRVKDIGSVQMGGDLRLGIFDADGEGEVVGGIVVARYGENADKVINDVKEKMKDVEKGLPEGVTFKTSYDRSTLIEGAIDNIKTKLIEEIIVVAIIVILFLFHWRSALSIIIQIPVTIAISFILLNAFGLSSNIMSLTGIALAIGVIVDNGIIMSENAYKNLSDWQNHQQNKNP; this is encoded by the coding sequence ATGATTCAAAATTTAATCAAACTGTCCCTCCGCAACAGGTATTTCGTGTTGCTGATAGCAATCGGCCTTTTTATCTGGGGTATTTTTGCGGTAAGGGACAATCCCATCGATGCCATTCCGGATCTGAGCGAGAACCAGGTCATCGTTTTTACGGAGTGGATGGGCAGAAGTCCCCAGATTATTGAAGATCAGGTGACTTTCCCGCTGGTCAGCAACCTTCAGGGAATTCCGAAAATTAAGAACATCCGCGCCTCTTCCATGTTTGGGATGAGCTTCGTGTATGTTATTTTCGAAGATAACGTGGACATTTACTGGGCCAGAACCCGGGTAATGGAACGCCTCAACTATGCCCAACGCCTACTCCCGCAGGATGTTACCCCTACGCTCGGACCGGATGGCACCGGTGTTGGTCACGTTTTCTGGTACCATTTGGATGCACCCAAAATGGATCTAGGAGACCAGCGCGCTCTTCAGGACTGGTACGTGAAATTTGCCCTGCAGACCGTTCCAGGTGTGGCCGAAGTTGCCTCCTTTGGCGGCTTCGAAAAACAGTACCAACTCATTGTAGATCCTGTAAAACTCCAGTACTATAACGTCTCTCTGATGGATGTCATGAACAAAGTGAAAGCCAACAATAATGATGTGGGCGGACGTAAATTTGAGATGGCCGATATGGCCTATATCATTCGCGGCCTGGGTTATATCAAGAACGTAGCAGATATCGAGGAAATTGCTTTGGGAAATTACAACGGAATTCCTGTGCGGGTGAAAGACATTGGTTCTGTACAGATGGGTGGTGATTTGCGTCTGGGTATTTTTGATGCAGACGGTGAAGGCGAAGTCGTGGGCGGTATCGTAGTGGCACGGTATGGCGAAAATGCGGATAAGGTCATCAACGATGTGAAAGAGAAAATGAAGGACGTTGAAAAAGGACTCCCTGAAGGCGTCACCTTCAAGACATCGTACGACCGCAGTACCCTGATTGAAGGGGCAATAGACAATATTAAAACCAAGCTGATTGAAGAAATTATCGTGGTGGCAATCATTGTTATTCTGTTCCTATTCCACTGGCGAAGTGCATTGAGCATCATCATTCAGATTCCGGTCACCATTGCCATCAGCTTTATTCTGCTCAATGCGTTTGGACTTTCCTCCAATATCATGTCCCTTACAGGAATTGCGCTGGCAATTGGGGTGATCGTGGATAACGGAATTATCATGTCCGAAAATGCCTATAAAAATCTCTCCGATTGGCAGAACCATCAACAAAATAAAAACCCATAA
- a CDS encoding efflux RND transporter permease subunit, with the protein MKTNWFKNIFRKKNKEKDSYVKIPEDIRLKIIEKSSLQVSRGVFFSTVIIVVSFLPVFMLTGQEGKLFHPLAYTKTFILIVDAILVLTLAPVLISFFMKGKFKDDNKNPINRGLERVYEPLIRWCMKWKKTTLGINILALLISIPMIMNLGREFMPPLDEGSLLFMPVTLPDISNSEAKRLLQVQDKIIKGVPEVDHVLGKAGRANTATDNSPISMIETIILLKPQSEWRDGKTKEDLIDELNAKLQIPGVTNGWTMPISNRINMLSTGIRTDVGVKVYGQNLDSIAVLSEKIKKELTGIEGIKDMYVEPITGGKYVDIEVKREEIGRYGLSVDDVNAVVESALGGMKLTTTVEGRQRFSVNARYGQDFRNNLESLRRLPMQTMEFGSIPLSAVADIRLTEGPPMINSENAMLRGTVLFNVRDRDLGSTVKEAQAKLNNMVNKMPKGYFVEWSGQYENLIRGEQTLKMIMPLVLVVIFLSMYFAFNSYREAFFNLISIPFALIGGVFMISIWGVNLSVAVAVGFIALFGLAVETGIVMVIYLNDAMIQLTTKNGNSRETISNEELREYVIHGAAKRLRPKIMTVCVTLFGLVPILWSHGVGSDMMKPIVLPMVGGVFTSAIHILLVTPIIFYMQKEWELNKLGKIDVLDASH; encoded by the coding sequence ATGAAAACCAACTGGTTTAAAAATATATTCAGAAAAAAGAATAAGGAGAAAGACAGTTACGTTAAAATTCCCGAAGACATTCGGTTGAAGATTATCGAAAAATCATCCTTACAGGTATCCAGAGGCGTATTTTTTTCTACGGTAATCATCGTGGTTTCTTTTCTCCCGGTATTTATGTTGACCGGTCAGGAAGGTAAACTTTTTCATCCGCTGGCGTACACTAAAACATTCATCCTGATTGTTGATGCAATCCTGGTGCTTACCCTTGCACCGGTGCTGATCTCCTTTTTTATGAAAGGAAAATTTAAGGACGATAATAAAAACCCAATAAACAGGGGCTTGGAAAGGGTGTACGAACCGCTTATCAGATGGTGCATGAAATGGAAAAAAACGACGCTTGGCATTAATATTTTGGCCCTGCTCATCAGTATTCCAATGATTATGAACCTCGGGCGTGAATTTATGCCGCCTTTGGATGAAGGATCCCTGCTCTTTATGCCGGTAACCCTTCCCGATATTTCGAACTCTGAGGCCAAAAGATTACTGCAGGTGCAGGATAAAATCATTAAAGGAGTTCCGGAAGTGGATCATGTCCTTGGAAAAGCTGGAAGAGCCAACACGGCGACGGATAATTCACCCATCTCCATGATAGAAACCATTATTCTGTTGAAACCGCAGAGCGAATGGCGCGACGGCAAAACAAAAGAAGATCTGATCGATGAACTGAATGCCAAACTGCAGATTCCGGGCGTAACCAATGGCTGGACCATGCCGATTTCCAACCGGATCAATATGCTTTCAACGGGGATTAGAACGGATGTTGGAGTAAAAGTATACGGCCAGAATCTGGACAGTATTGCCGTCCTTTCAGAAAAGATAAAAAAGGAACTCACGGGAATTGAAGGAATCAAGGATATGTATGTAGAACCCATTACCGGCGGAAAATATGTGGATATTGAAGTGAAACGCGAAGAAATAGGAAGATACGGCCTAAGTGTGGATGATGTAAATGCCGTCGTGGAAAGTGCCCTCGGCGGAATGAAACTCACCACAACCGTTGAAGGCCGACAGCGCTTTTCGGTAAACGCCAGGTACGGCCAGGATTTCAGAAATAATTTGGAATCTCTGAGAAGACTGCCCATGCAGACGATGGAATTTGGTTCCATCCCGCTGAGTGCAGTAGCCGACATCCGTCTTACAGAAGGACCACCAATGATCAATTCTGAAAATGCAATGTTGCGTGGAACGGTTCTGTTCAACGTACGCGACCGGGATTTAGGCAGTACCGTAAAAGAAGCCCAGGCAAAACTCAATAACATGGTGAACAAAATGCCAAAAGGTTATTTCGTGGAATGGAGCGGTCAGTACGAAAACCTGATTCGGGGCGAGCAGACTTTAAAAATGATTATGCCTCTGGTATTGGTCGTGATTTTCCTCTCCATGTATTTTGCGTTCAATTCTTACCGCGAAGCTTTCTTTAATCTCATCAGTATTCCTTTTGCCCTAATCGGGGGTGTCTTTATGATTTCGATTTGGGGGGTGAACCTTTCCGTAGCCGTAGCAGTTGGTTTTATTGCGTTGTTCGGACTTGCGGTAGAAACGGGAATTGTGATGGTTATTTACCTGAACGATGCCATGATTCAGCTTACTACGAAGAACGGCAACTCCCGGGAGACCATTAGCAATGAAGAACTTCGTGAATATGTCATCCATGGTGCAGCAAAAAGATTAAGACCGAAGATTATGACGGTTTGTGTGACCCTCTTCGGCCTAGTCCCCATCCTGTGGAGCCACGGTGTGGGAAGTGATATGATGAAACCCATTGTATTACCGATGGTCGGTGGCGTTTTCACTTCGGCCATTCACATTCTTTTGGTAACGCCTATTATCTTTTATATGCAGAAGGAATGGGAACTGAACAAGTTGGGTAAAATTGACGTGCTCGACGCTTCCCATTAA
- a CDS encoding TolC family protein, translating into MKKFIITGALALLYTNIDAQRMPLPAVMDSIAANHPVVKMYNAEVRSMDAAAKGARSWMPPTVGAGFFMTPYNPKLWQRDGDMLGMGSVAVSVEQMFPNTRKLDANENLMKAMSSVEKEKLYAALNENFQDAKKLYYSSIVLDKKLQVVKENEKMLDFMIRNAEIRYKNGLGKISAYYKAKAALGSSKNMQLMYENDLRVNRIRLNALMGRDALAPLEIEPEYNLNDYSLETFGQDLFYQNRSDLRGIDREINIAKLKQDLEKQNLKPEFGVKFENMFGFGGQPMQFSLMLMAKLPFVSWASRMNKANIESLKLKEEALQAQKEMMVNEYSGMAYGMRNELDLNKNQLKLYEDTIIPALKNNYKSMQLGYEQNTEELFMLYDAWEQLNMAQLEYFEILTKALQTQTEIDRLIERR; encoded by the coding sequence ATGAAAAAATTCATAATAACAGGAGCACTGGCCTTGCTTTACACCAATATTGATGCTCAGCGGATGCCGTTGCCCGCTGTAATGGACAGTATCGCAGCCAACCATCCGGTGGTTAAAATGTATAATGCGGAAGTCCGGTCAATGGACGCTGCGGCCAAAGGCGCAAGAAGCTGGATGCCCCCAACCGTTGGAGCCGGGTTCTTCATGACACCCTATAATCCAAAACTCTGGCAACGCGACGGCGATATGCTCGGTATGGGCTCAGTAGCAGTTTCTGTGGAGCAGATGTTTCCCAACACAAGGAAACTTGATGCCAACGAAAATCTGATGAAGGCGATGTCTTCCGTAGAAAAGGAAAAACTCTATGCCGCCCTCAATGAAAACTTTCAGGATGCGAAAAAACTGTATTACAGTTCAATCGTCCTGGATAAAAAGCTGCAGGTCGTAAAGGAAAACGAAAAGATGCTGGATTTCATGATCAGAAACGCCGAAATCCGGTACAAAAACGGACTCGGTAAAATATCGGCATATTACAAAGCAAAAGCTGCGCTTGGCAGTTCCAAAAACATGCAGCTCATGTACGAGAATGACCTTCGCGTCAACCGGATCCGGTTGAATGCCCTCATGGGAAGAGACGCGCTCGCACCGCTGGAGATTGAGCCCGAATACAACCTGAATGATTATTCTCTCGAGACTTTTGGTCAGGATCTCTTTTATCAGAACAGAAGTGATCTCCGCGGCATCGACCGGGAAATCAATATTGCCAAACTCAAACAGGATCTGGAAAAGCAGAATCTGAAACCGGAATTTGGCGTAAAGTTCGAAAACATGTTTGGTTTTGGCGGCCAGCCCATGCAGTTTTCTCTGATGCTGATGGCAAAGCTGCCGTTTGTTTCCTGGGCTTCACGCATGAATAAAGCCAATATTGAAAGCCTCAAACTGAAAGAAGAGGCCTTGCAGGCGCAGAAAGAAATGATGGTGAACGAATACAGTGGAATGGCCTACGGAATGCGCAATGAACTGGACCTGAATAAAAATCAGCTGAAACTCTATGAAGACACCATTATTCCGGCCTTAAAAAACAACTACAAATCCATGCAGTTGGGCTATGAGCAGAATACGGAAGAACTCTTCATGTTATATGACGCATGGGAACAGCTGAATATGGCCCAACTGGAATATTTCGAGATCCTTACCAAAGCACTGCAGACGCAAACTGAAATTGACCGCTTAATTGAAAGAAGATGA